ATAATGGACAACCATAAAAAGGAACTGGATAAACTTTGAATTTCAGAAAAACTGAAGTGAATATATTAGTGATACTCACAACCTTAAAAGTCGTCTCAAAATAATTTATATCGAAGGTTTGAAAGCTCAAACTCCAGTCTGGAAGCAAAGTTCTGGTTCAGGCTGCCTATACAAAACAGTTTGACCATGCACCTGAACTCACTCATCAAGGAATCACGTTTATGCTACAAGTAGTTATTTGAAGAGGATATGACATATTTAAACTAGTGAAAACTACTATCCTGGTCATCTCTTCTGGGGTCATGAACTAAAACCTCAGCTATTCACTGGTGAAATCTGGCACCACCTTTGATCAGAGGGTTCGGGAAAAGCTGATGCCAATTCATCATCAGACTGAACAATTTGCTACAGGAAACCTGATGACTTCAGAGCTTCACAAATCATTCCCGACTGTGGTTGGCATGCCAAAGCTTCTTCTGACAAACCAAGAGTTTCTCCTTTGACACGATGTATTCTGTGCCTTGTTTCTCACAATCCCATCTCATTCCTTTGGCTATGGTTGCTATAGCATCGATGAAATAGTATGATTCACGGATTATCGCATACCCATTTGGACGTAGGATACGGTCCATCTCAAGGAGCACATATTTCATTTCACATCTGCCAAATTGACAGCAAAAATCCATGCCATGTTATTGTGTTTGAAGTATTCTATTTAGCAATATCTCTGGGTTCACTTAAGAATAAATGTACAGCAGCACATGATACTTGTTTTACAACTGCACCTAAGGCAACAGACAGCACAGATAGCAACCATAATGGGAAACAGGCAGAAAGAACAGTGCAATTTAACTGTTCAATCATATATAGGCCTTCTcagataatataaatataaaaataattgacTTCCATTTCCACATATTTCAAAAACCAGAAAAATCCAAATGTAAAACATAATGTATTTTAATGTAGAGACTAAACATTCAAGAACAATTTGTCATTATTAGATTAGCTTTCATCAGACTGTGGCGGGATTTGTATTAAATAAAGCCACATTTTGAAGTCTAACTTCATCAAGATTTCTTAATGTCAGGAGAAAGGCCAATTCTCTTAAATCAACAGATTCTCAATTCAAGATGATGATACACTAAGTTGTGAATTATTCTCCATTATGACTATAGTCAAATAAAGTTTTTGCCAAGTTATGTCTCCTTTTTGTTTTGCAGGGGAGCTATATATCATCTTTAAAACACTGATATAAAGGTTTTGTAAGAAAATCATTCAGTTTTTGAAGCTTAAAGTGAGATAAACAATGGGTATTAAAAATTTCACCTGTGACTTTCAGCAGTAAATAGGCCATCCAGATGCAACAGGTCATATGTACGAGGATACGTTGAGAATGGCTCACACCTAAAATGAGTTGGAACAGAGAGAAATTATGTTTTCAAAATGCACATTATTCAATAATAAAGATTCTACTGTAGTGATACTCATGGAACCTTTCATATATAAAGATAACAACTTTATAAGAATCTGAGGTGAGTCCAACCTATGTCAAATGCACATCCAAGATGAAAAATTCAAATTACTTACATCTGGCAGTGTTATATGTGGTTTCTTTGTAACATAGGGCACATTTGGACATAGTTGTTGCAAGTAATTGCAAAAAGAAATTTGTCACTTCAACCATGAAAGAGCTACATAAGAGTCAGTCCTTGAAACATATTTAAACATATGCATTTTAGGCAGCAAAAAGCACAATCAGTGATAGATTTTGCATTGGCACACAGAAAGATATAAGCATAATGCAATGGGTAACTCCACTAGCTATGCATGGCATCATCCTAAATGCCTGAAGTGGTCAGTAAGTTAGCTTCGGCCAACCTTAGAGCAAAGCCACATCCTCATCCACCATTAGTTAAGGCCGATGACCAACGAGGGGAGCTGACTTTTTCTCATGTCGTGGCCCTTCTTGTCAGGGTCTGTACACACTTCTATTAAATTATCCCACTCAAGCAGGATATCACCTTCAGCAAGTACCTTTTTGACATCTGCAAGCTCCCAATGGGAAAAGTCTGCATCGGCAATGATCTAAAATGCAGTCTGAGCTTCTGAAGCTAGCATTCGGCTCCATGGTTGACCACTAACTTCCTACCAATGAGCAGTCCCTAACAATCAATAACAGGAAATTCCCCTGAAGGACGTCAACATTCCCACATACTCTCATATACTACACATCCTGGCACATTCTTTTGTACCTCTCAAATCTATAGGCCACATTTAGGCATTGGAGGGTTCCTATCAAAGATAACTATGATAATCCTTATGTGTCTCCTTTCTCTTTTGCAGGCTCAGCACATGGATTCAGCATTCCGTCAAGTCTTCAAGCTAGTTCATCCCTCAGTTGAGAGAATCCAGAATAAGCTTGTGACTGCCAAATCAGACCGAAAAATCTCCCAGTTCTTCGTAGCAACAAATAACTTTTTTTATTAAAGTAGAATATATTGACTTTAAGAAACGTTAAGTGGGAGTGTAATGCATATAAGTATGTTTCTCTGAAAAGATAGCCAAAAGAGATCCTACAGTTTCAGGACACATTTGAGAGCAGATGAAAAACCGAAACAAAAGAAAAGAGTTCAAACATCAACAAAAAATTAAATGGAAGTTGTTATTTCCAAGAAAGTTACGTACGGCAAAAGCTCTATCACAAAACAAATTTGTCATAGTCCATTTGAATGCAAGaactcatgcatgtaatgatagtTTCTAGCATAGAAGATAAGGAAATTGCTAATCTCTAGTATCAAATAAGATAAGGAACAAGTTCTCTTCCAATTTATTCCACTATTACTACATGCTTTCTGACACTGAAAATTTCAAAACCTAGACACTTCATATTCTTGCGACAAATTGAACAAAATTGATGCAGCAAAATTCCACTTTGAGAATACAATTGCCTAGATGGAAGCTAGAAGAAGGTGGGCAAGAACAAAAGTGGTCTTTAAAGTCCAAAAAAATGTAGAAATTCAGAATAATAGTTTATTGATTTCAAAAGCCAGTATGTCTATGATTTCAGCAAAAATTCACTTAACAAAGAACACACCAAGTATATCAATAATCACATACCAATTCTATATGCTCAAGCAAATGAAGCAACCCTTTCATATTAGATTATAAAAGGAATTGAATTACACGTATATCAAACAACAGTAGATATAAACTAGAGAATTACCAGTCATGATAGGTGCCAATTAGTCCCCTATCATAGACCACCCCAAGTGAATTTGGACCATAAGAGGAGACAACATTCATGACCCATAATGGAGAATCAATAAGAGATGTTGCAAACCCTCCGTACAATGTATTCATATCCATAACATTTCGGATTTCATCACTTCCAAGAGCAGGAAGTAATGCTTTGTAGTGTTTCACCCTCACCTTCCATCTACTGTTATCATGCTTGAAACCACCAGAGTTTCCATTGAAAATCATAGAAATACGCTCTGGGCGTACATGCAACCGATTTGGCCATTTTGGTACAGAGTTCAGTCCCAATTTCTTAAACTTTTGGCTTGGAATACTCAGACAAGGTTGCAGTGGAGTATACCATGCTGAATCTGGATCTGAGCTATAATCACATTTAGGTGGGTAAGATGATGAAGTGAGTCTATCGTAGCAGCTACTATCTAGAGACTTCTGCCACACAGCAATGTCATCCATTTTATCGTAGAGTTTGAAGCACATGCTAGTTAGCAACTTCTTCAATTTATCATAGTCTGACTTCTGTTCCTCCACTGTTGTGTTCCACCCACGCCATCTGTGTTCGTAGTTTATAGGTGGTCCTGAGAGCACCCAGAAGCCCCCAGGTCTAAGTATTCGGTGTACTTCCAGTAGGTAAATACCATCTGGGGAAGATAAAAGATAAAACAGTGAATTCAATAGAACATAATAAGTGAAAGACACTACTCGTTAATCTCTGAGGTCGAATGAGCACAAACTTCCATTGTTAAAAATTTCCAAAGCAATGGAAGAACTAATTAAGTGTACCAAAAGGAATTTTACATCCCTCTGTCATAACaagaaaatattcaaagaaaataagtAGCCAAAAGATTCCCACATGAGAAGCTTTCAATCTGAATCCAGGACATCGGGCAGGCACTGAGATGGCAAATGACCACAGACCACAAAACATAAGCATTACTTAGAATCTTTAGACTTGGTGCAAGTTGAATCATGCAACTTCAGATAAATATAGGGCAAGTTAAGAAAATATCATAAGCATATCCCCTGAGGAACAGCCTACATCTCCAATTTAGACCCTTCACTCTTGAATAGCTTGTTCAATACTCTGTGCAGATGTCCCAAGAGAGGTGAGCACAACTTTATCCAAAGTTTAGAAGACCACTGGTATCAGTAGGTACAGGTTGGCATTTACCGATTTAACAATTAACCGGGATGGTAGGACCAAATGATTTCACCTGATCCGACCCGATatgggttgcaccacccaatactTTCTTCATACCAAGGTTACCGGGTGGTAAGGAAACCAGTACCAAGCCGCACCAGGAGATAAGCTTACTGCTCATACTgatatccttttttttatttttgacaatTGTGACAACTgtcctttttctcttttgttttctcttggtttctcTCAAACTCTCTTCTCTTTTCCCTCTCTCTTTTACTCACCTCCACTATCTCCTATCCTTTGCCTCTACTTCTCCTCTGCCTTCTACTCCTAATAGAGGTtgtgcctcctcctcttcttccgtcTCTGCCTCAGCCTCTTCTCCTTTCCCTCTGATCTtctttccctctttctctttggtatGGATGGTAACATCCCATACCAAGGGTCAATATGTCAATCTATACTGGTACAATATGAGTCCAACTATTAACAATATTATTGTGGGACCAAAATCTAAAACTTGACTTTATCAACTTGGTCCTATAGCCGAAAGGCTCAAATATGTAAAAAAAGAGTTAATTCATATATATAAATGATAATCAACAAAAAGTCTAACTATATATGAAAATGAAGCAAATGAACTAAAACATCATACAGATGCATTAACATTGAGAGAAGAAACACAATTACCATTTTTACACATTCCTACGCATCTTATGACTCATTCTTTATAGAATTTTAAAGGGTCTGGTTTACCAAGTAAGAACCAGCATCATAATCATTTTGCAGTTGCGGGAAGAGAAAATTTACCATATTCTGTCCATGGTATAAGACATCTGGAGCAGTGAGCCATATCAAATGAATTGGAAGGGAATGGAAGACGCTGAGTTGAAATGATGCCTAAGATTGCTGGAATGCCACGTTCAAGGGCAAACTGTACTTGAGCCTCATGATTATCTCTAGGTGCAAGAGAAACagttaaaatgccatgatctaataAATCACCTCCCCAGCTTGCAACCTATTAGGATAAGCAAACAGCAAAGCTTAACATCTCTGCCACATAAAAGCATATATGTGGAAATATGCAGAATAGTCTCCTGTAAAAACAAATGCACTTGATACTTCATGAGGCATTGCCACAAAAACTTCAAAGGATGAAATTAGCAGTCTTAGCTTGTACAACGAAGGCTACAAAGCAGAGacagaaacaaaaataaatacaTGACAACCAAGAATTATCATCAAATAATGATCTATTACAGgcacaaaaaaaaaacagaaagagAACATAGTTTGATTGTTTCCTAAAGCCTCACATAAAACTTTTGATTGCTAAAAATGCAAGAATACTCGAAAGCAGAGAATATGCTGCAATCTAAGAAACAGAGAATTTCAAAATGACTTGGATCAGAAGTTGGTCTGTACTCACACCACATCCAGTATCAATGGCAGTTCGGATAGTTCCGTTCTTCATTCcaggaatcagcttttgcatcaatttAACATATGAATTAACTCCATTAGGAAACATGGTACCTCCACCTGGAAAGAAGAATTTGTCACCTTCTTTTCTGAGCCAGTGTTGAGTTGATTTCTTATTGCTTATCCAGTCATAGGGAACATTCCTGACAGAGAAAAAAAAGACAGTTTATCTCTGATAGCATAACATATAAGTATTCAAAATCATTCCTGGAAGGTGAATGTATACAGTGTCACGAAATGGGAAAAGAGGAGATGTAAAGATAGAAACATACCTGTACCAACATTGATCTTTGCTTTTTGGCCATCTAATTGGTGGCTTATATCCATCAGGAGGAGGAATCAAGCATTCATTTCTGACAGTGATTTGTGGACAATGGCGTTCCATAAAACTAAGTCTGTAATTTCCATACTTCTTCCATCtctgaaagaaagaaaagaaactttTGATATAGTGCCTCCAGTAAGAATGGTTCACGAAAATTACTCTTTCTTGGTGGATAACAGAAAATAATGAGAAACTAAGAATTGAAGAGTATCATTTCAACAGAACACTGTCAAAGATTTTGTCATTCTTTTCTTTCCAATAGAAAATAATTTCCTTTAAATAAATTTTCCTTTATTTCCATACCAGATATGATTCTATCTTTTTTCTGGAACGCTTGACTTTTTCTCTAAGTTAGGGCCTTAAGTCTCATCTATGGAAATGGGATAAGACAAAAACAAGAAAGAGTACAAGAAATATGCAGCAAGTTTGTAagcaagaagagaaaagaagtgaTAAAAGGGTTGGAAAAGAAAGAGCAATATAAGATATGTTACGGATGAAACTCAAAAGATATTTATTAATGATAAGGAGTTTAAGGAAAGAtgaagaaattatatatatacattatttaGTAAACATTCTATAACATAATTAGCTATAAAGACAGATTATAGTGGTAGGtgatttattcataaaattagaaCAAGCAAGGTAAAAAAAGGTTTATAAAAGATGAAATAGTTAAGAATGTGAAACCTGATAGTATTCTTATTGAGATTTGTAAAAGTTTGGGGAATTAAAGAATAGTTTTGTTGACtaatttatttaacaaaattttgAGATTTAGAAAGATGTCAAATGGAGGAAGagcttttttatattaatttataaaaacaaGGGAGGTAACCGAAACTGTTCTAAATTATAGAGGCATTAAAATTATGAGTCACATTATGGAACTGTGAAAGAGTAATTGAATGTAGAATATGATGTAAAACAAATATTTGATAGATCAATTTGGTTTTATGTTTTGAAGATCAACAATAGagactatttatttattaagataattaatcaaaaaatataaaGAGGATAAGAAAGATTTTCATATGTTTTCTATCAATTTAAAAATATGACAAAAAATTGTTTACTAAGTGGTACCAATCTTATAACTCCATCATTGATGCATGGTCATATATACGCCATTTCTACCAGTAATTTGAACTATTATTGCTATTAACAGCCtattaattttatgataaattgatCTAGTAATAAGAATCTACAGTACCTTCGGATCTGTGCATGGTGTGTAATCCTGATAGTTCAAACTACACTCTGAGAATTCAACATACTCAATTTTAAGGGGATCTACTGTAGTTTCCTGTTGAGATTGGACAATTGGAGCTTCATCCTGCTTAAAGTATCGATTCTTCTCAGAACAAAAAATGCCCCCAAGATAGAAGGAAAATCCACATAGGATTATGCATCCTAAAGTAAAGGGGACAATCCTAGGATTTATGTCAAGATAAGCTCCTGGCCTGAAATCTCTGTTCTTCATTTTACTTTTTAGATGAAATACCTGCTGAAAAACAAGCAAAATAGCAAAGCAATTTAGAGTGATGTactaagaaaggatgattttataAACCAATTGTGCAACATAAAACAAattattaaaatagaaaataacCATATCAATGTATGACATAATCAAATTTGGAAATAGAAATATACTCAGTAATTTCTAATAATTACTAGAatgcaaaaaaaaattcaaaaaacactACCTAAGCGAGAAGAAAACTTAAAAACTGTTCAAAACTGGATACATGAAATGAATACAATATTTTAAAGTTTACAAATAAACTTTATTTTCTAAAAGGGTTGCCACAATTGTATTTTTTCATTGCTCAACATTTTTCAGCAAATCATGTATAAAGTTGTAAACTTGAATTATCTGATCTCATGTAATTGAGCTCTTCTCTACAATCAAGAACCATTTGTAATCATAATATTTCTGACATGTAATGTGCATCTACGCATAAATATATTTGCATGGTGAAATCAACAATCATCCACAATTCATCGGAACATTTCTTTATATGAACATTTTAGTTTTCTCTTGGTCTAATTAACAACCTTTCTTCACATTTTCCTACTCCCTAAAGTTAAACTTAGGCAGTTTCCAAAATCAACTAAACTAGACTATGCTTGATGAGTTGGGATTCTACAATGTCTTGTGCAGCATATCTATGGCTATTCTTAAAGTAGTATCAGTGCTTGCTTTAGTAGTTTGGGAGTATAAATGAAGTCCCATAATCATCTTCTTCCCTACAATATCTTCCATCATCTGATCATTTGGATTTTTCTTATTGATATCTCATCAATACCTAGCAAACCCATTACTTTGAACAAACATTTTGCTGATCAGAAGTCTTGAGAAGGGAACTATAATACTTCCCAAAAGAAATCTTCAAGAAATCTCAAAGTTCGCTAAAGATCGGTTTGCTACAAGATATGATTCTTAGAGGCAAAAATATTCCAGGTTTAGAAATTTTAAGAGATTAAACTTAACTGCACAAATTATTTTACGAGGCACCAGAACTTGTGATAATAAACAGAAACACTTGCGTCACCATCATCAGAAGTTCAAACTTCAACAAGGACAACTAAAACAATACCAGAACAACCAACATGAACTTCGTTTGATTCTACATAAGCATGTAAGGCCTAACTCATTAAGATCTGATACTTTCCACGATTAACTTCACACTTCACCAAACCTCACCATCTTAAAGTTCAACGGTAAAACACCATTCCGGTGAATCAAAACAATTAAGTTCTGGAGATATTTCTTATCACTAGGTCAAAAATTTAGGAGACCAGTAAGAACAGAGGCAACTGAAAATATCCACATTAAGCAGTTGATATTTTCAGGCTCTCCTCGTACGGATACGGGAATCatcaaataaaattgaacccatcaCACATTTTCGCCATGCAAATTCTTGAAATTTAAGAATTAAACAGCAGAAGATACATGACCCTTGGTTAAATCCCCAAAGTCGAGGTAATGATCCAGGAAGCCACAAAGTCAGAACAGAATCACTTGGATCGTAGACGCGTAGGAAAAGAAACTCGATACAAAAGATTTCACAGGATTCAAATAAGGGCAAATCTTGGCGCAGCGACGATCTGCCAATAATTCTTAATTTAGTGATTTGATTCTGCGAATCCAACAAGAGAGGTTTCTGTTAAGTGCACCAGTACAACGAAGAAACGTTAAGTAACACGGAACCAAACAAAATAGAGAACAGAAAAATAAAGTTCAACGAACCGCTTCAAAACAAAGAGAACAACTAAAGATTAAAAGGAAAGAGACGGCAACAGCAAAACCCAATCCAGCCCCCCCCCGCAGGCTGATCACATTTTAATCAGCAGCTAATAACGCAGTTAATGTTGCGTACCTCAAGGAGGAGTGTGCCTTCCTTTTCAAGTTTCGCTGCCCAGCTTAGCGTCTATGCGTTAGGATCGACGAAGAGGAGGATGAGAACTTGAAATAGATGGGACTGCGGCCCTCCCTGTGGTGATGATTTTAGTTGTCACAGATCTATCTCTTAAACTTCCTACGATCCAAAACAAACTAACAACCCAGCAAGAGTTCGAAAGGTAGCAGCATCCTCCGCCTCTTCGGCCACGTTTTGGGGAACAAAAGGCCGGCTTTTACCTGTCCTCGACTGGAAGTGACGAGAGGGGAAAATGCACCGGCGAATCGGACGGTAGGGGACGATCACAGCTGGCCCAGGTAAAGACGACGCCATTTGACGAATAAAGGTGGAGTCCACTCCTCTTATGAGCTTGGAGAGGGTTTGCAGGACTTGGGCGTAGTGTagctaataataaacaaaaaaggtGAAAGTGTTTGCACGTGCCTTCCAGCCGAATAAACCAAACCAGATTCGACGGTTCACCGATTTGGTTCGGTTAGTAGCTTAGACCAAACCATGAAAACCCCGTGGTTACTTTTGGCATCAAAGGAAATGATGACTATATGTAAAATTGCACGAATCTTCAAGAATGGACACACGTTGCACATGTTTGGGCAAACGTTTTGCTCGGGTTCTATACATGATCACCCAAATAAGAGACGGGGCCAAAATGTGGTGCTGACGATGAAGATGACAACACTCATATTGTTGCTAATATGTCATGAATGATATAGGTCAGCTCAAAGTATGGGTACACACGCCAACTACAATTTGCTAATCTCAAAATGTCATCACGAACATATATGACTGGTTTGATCACGAGTATACGAGTGGAACAACAGTTGCAACCCGATCATCGTATAAATACACTATATCTGATCCTAATTTGGTTTAAATTGGCCAAGACTATAACCGGGATCAGCCAATTATTTCACAGTTTCGATTATAGAGGTAGAATCGACTAATTATTTTACGGTTTCGAATAGATTTCGACGCTAaattgtattaaaaaaaaaaacggtCAAATGACCATTGCAACAAGCCAACAGCTAGTTGGCTGTTGCAATGATGATCaaaagaccattttaccctttttttaatagttaataataaataatattttaaaaatttaaaattatacaaaatctaaatttaaatttatgaaaagaTAATCTTTATCCCTTCACACAACTAAATAACTATGGGTTAAgggtatttttttaaaaatgataaaaatctaTAAATATCTCTTTATCAAATTTTCTATTTCTCTCCGATCTTCTCAATTTCTATATTGCTCCTAAATCTTATCAATCTTCTCAAATCAACTATATTGCTCTATATTCCAGTCAAACTTTAATTCAGCCTAATTGGTGTTCTAAATTACTAATCAGGTTAAACAGAAATTAACCTGAAATCTTAAGCTCAAAGGCTAGATTCAAGTCAGCTCCAAATCCTAGATACATTAAGACTATCTAAGTCATAATTACATTAAGACTCTTCAAATCCTAACCTATTTAGGATTTTGACTCTACCTCCAACTTTCTAGTCAATCTAGGGTAGCTTCTAAGTTAACAGTAGCAATAGAAAAacaagaggagaagaggaagaaacctCGATAGCCCTTCTCTCACAATAATTGAGATCAGTAAGTAAGAAGTCATTTTCTTTCAACTTAAGATAGAATTCTTCAAAAGAGAACCAACATCAAACAGTGGCTTCATCTTTGTCCTCACATCCAAAGACATGACAATAATCTCAACAAATAATAGCTCTTCCACAACCATATCAAAGGTGTTGTCGAATTggtaaaatgagaaaataaagaGGGAACTAATAGTAAGTATTCTATCACGATCTATCCATACTTGTCACAAGAGAACTTTTGAGTGATCATTGCTCAAGAACTCTTTACTTTAATTTCTATTTTAGCCACTTTAAATTTACGATAAGAGTAGATtaattttttctaaattatgtttattatagtAAAAGTGTAAATCCTCTATCAAAACTTATACTCAGAAGGTAGTGTTAAGTCAACGATTTATCGAACCTAAACCTCATACAGATCAAGTGGTATCACAATAGTGATCCCTCACCTATGGATGGTTGTCACTAGACAAGAATATAAAGCCTATAAGAAAGAGTTGCAGGAGTTGGAGACTAAGTCGCACTCACCTAAAGGAAGAACCATCAAAAGGAACATGGCCAACACTTTAATAGCCTTGGTAGACCTTATTGCCCAAATGATAGTATTAGCTTAGTAGACGAAGATTATGATGGGCTAGATACAAGCCCAAACCAACCCTACAGTAAAAGATGATCAAGTGAAGAATGTATAGCAAAGAAGAGAGAGTCATCTCTATTCAAGACAACCAATCGCGAAGACGATATTGCCAACCAGAATATCTTAGCATAAACTTTACCATTGCAAGTTGAGATTTACATCAATATACCCTCCTATGATGGCTTGATCAATGCTTAGTTATTAGACTTAGAACCTCTCTAAATGATCACTCAACAGTAATGAAATATATTATTGGCCTATGTGAACATATTTATACAAAGTTGGGCCTTTTTAGAATATATAATATCTCGATTGTTAGCAACATAGTGATCATCTATAGAAAGAATCACACTCACAACAAAAAATCTATAGAAAAGGCCAAAGGAAGCCACTTGAAGGCTTAGAAGAATTTTAGGAATAGTAAAATTTTTTCATTATCAAACGAAGTAATCTATTACgtgaaaattataaaattataagccACTTTCGAGAAAAATGTTGGAAGGTTCATTTAGAACTCTTCCCAAATTGGTTGAAGAAAGTTAGCGAATCACGATCACAACTATGGGTGATGACTCCATCAAACTTTCATTAGTATTATATTTAGATCAAAGTCTATTGCTAATGGTTAGATCAAAGGCTATAGACCTAAATCTAACTCCTAGTTCAAAAGTTCAAGAAGAGCTTTTCATTATAAGATCTACGTGAAGCAAAAATTTGTTGGCATGATCTTTGACATCAAGTGCTAAAAAAATTGCATCTCGGTGAGCTTGGTCAAGAGCTTAGCCTAAAGACAATACTGTATTTTTAACCATATCCTCTTGGATAGCTTCATAATGATGTGGAGATGAAAATCGACTAGCAATGCAAGTTACAATTTGCCATCATAAAGGAATTCATTGATGATGTGATAAGTAAGGTGGTTCCACTTGATATATGCTAAGCCATCCTTTGAGCCAAACTCCAATTCAACCTAATTAGAGTTCAAGTTAGA
The DNA window shown above is from Musa acuminata AAA Group cultivar baxijiao chromosome BXJ2-4, Cavendish_Baxijiao_AAA, whole genome shotgun sequence and carries:
- the LOC135584368 gene encoding probable methyltransferase PMT20 isoform X1; this encodes MKNRDFRPGAYLDINPRIVPFTLGCIILCGFSFYLGGIFCSEKNRYFKQDEAPIVQSQQETTVDPLKIEYVEFSECSLNYQDYTPCTDPKRWKKYGNYRLSFMERHCPQITVRNECLIPPPDGYKPPIRWPKSKDQCWYRNVPYDWISNKKSTQHWLRKEGDKFFFPGGGTMFPNGVNSYVKLMQKLIPGMKNGTIRTAIDTGCGVASWGGDLLDHGILTVSLAPRDNHEAQVQFALERGIPAILGIISTQRLPFPSNSFDMAHCSRCLIPWTEYDGIYLLEVHRILRPGGFWVLSGPPINYEHRWRGWNTTVEEQKSDYDKLKKLLTSMCFKLYDKMDDIAVWQKSLDSSCYDRLTSSSYPPKCDYSSDPDSAWYTPLQPCLSIPSQKFKKLGLNSVPKWPNRLHVRPERISMIFNGNSGGFKHDNSRWKVRVKHYKALLPALGSDEIRNVMDMNTLYGGFATSLIDSPLWVMNVVSSYGPNSLGVVYDRGLIGTYHDWCEPFSTYPRTYDLLHLDGLFTAESHRCEMKYVLLEMDRILRPNGYAIIRESYYFIDAIATIAKGMRWDCEKQGTEYIVSKEKLLVCQKKLWHANHSRE
- the LOC135584368 gene encoding probable methyltransferase PMT20 isoform X2 — encoded protein: MERHCPQITVRNECLIPPPDGYKPPIRWPKSKDQCWYRNVPYDWISNKKSTQHWLRKEGDKFFFPGGGTMFPNGVNSYVKLMQKLIPGMKNGTIRTAIDTGCGVASWGGDLLDHGILTVSLAPRDNHEAQVQFALERGIPAILGIISTQRLPFPSNSFDMAHCSRCLIPWTEYDGIYLLEVHRILRPGGFWVLSGPPINYEHRWRGWNTTVEEQKSDYDKLKKLLTSMCFKLYDKMDDIAVWQKSLDSSCYDRLTSSSYPPKCDYSSDPDSAWYTPLQPCLSIPSQKFKKLGLNSVPKWPNRLHVRPERISMIFNGNSGGFKHDNSRWKVRVKHYKALLPALGSDEIRNVMDMNTLYGGFATSLIDSPLWVMNVVSSYGPNSLGVVYDRGLIGTYHDWCEPFSTYPRTYDLLHLDGLFTAESHRCEMKYVLLEMDRILRPNGYAIIRESYYFIDAIATIAKGMRWDCEKQGTEYIVSKEKLLVCQKKLWHANHSRE